The following proteins are encoded in a genomic region of Colletotrichum higginsianum IMI 349063 chromosome 9, whole genome shotgun sequence:
- a CDS encoding Geranylgeranyl pyrophosphate synthetase, whose translation MYQKQKVGYSLAQRNHRWRQRGPPLGLLVEKVDVAELAKPAKRYRSSAQVTNCELVASYNWLDKKQPTVMIPGAPPRWTPLAEPQELKEDDGVYYRDKNAARYPAHPMEPGARAVLMMHPEPLTKPVDVVACGSTIGSLLRFVRGNERPFRMLVEVVGGVVHLIRRENSPTETIPNVKGFGRTFPETYTTWDASVRQSTSHQRVLRYDFAGLGCIVRHEGDGYFEDRLGLSSNRAPSSDDEKDSIDALAKDLDASGITSKTHIHSSKLHLLSGGFPVPQTAVFDLKTRSMLRRDKDFLGEELPRLWVAQIPNFILAYHERGSFTEIDVMDVSDKVKTWEASMNRELSQLAALLHRIVGLARASQDGKLEVSRQALTTLEVRKQCAGVSPVFSADMMAKWKAWLAADAASEAGNDEDSNSEGDSNDNDDSDDGNLAWGEGDGDYTACSEKCSYCGRCTY comes from the exons ATGTACCAAAAGCAAAAGGTCGGATACAGCCTGGCCCAACGCAACCAtcggtggcggcagcgggggCCGCCGTTGGGGCTCTTGGTTGAGaaggtcgacgtcgccgagttGGCCAAGCCGGCTAAGCGCTACAGATCTTCTGCCCAGGTGACCAACTGCGAGCTCGTTGCGTCGTACAACTGGCTGGACAAAAAGCAGCCAACGGTCATGATCCCAG GCGCACCGCCCAGATGGACGCCGCTCGCCGAGCCCCAGGAACTcaaggaagacgacggcgtctACTATCGCGACAAGAACGCTGCCAGATACCCGGCTCACCCGATGGAGCCCGGCGCCCGGGCCGTTCTGATGATGCACCCGGAACCTTTGACGAAGCCGGTGGACGTTGTCGCGTGCGGAAGCACCATCGGGAGTCTTCTCCGCTTCGTGCGCGGCAATGAGCGACCGTTCCGCATGCTCGTCGAGgtggtcggcggcgtcgtgcaCCTGATCCGCCGGGAGAACTCGCCGACCGAGACGATCCCAAACGTCAAGGGATTCGGCCGCACGTTCCCCGAGACCTACACGACCTGGGACGCCAGCGTCCGGCAGTCAACGTCCCATCAGCGTGTCCTTCGGTACGACTTTGCTGGCCTCGGCTGCATCGTCCGGCACGAGGGTGACGGCTACTTCGAGGACAGGCTTGGGCTGTCGTCAAACAGAGCTCCCTCCTCAGACGACGAGAAGGATTCCATTGACGCGCTGGCCAAGGATCTGGACGCCAGTGGCATAACCTCCAAGACTCACATTCATTCGTCCAAGCTGCATCTGCTGTCGGGCGGCTTCCCGGTGCCTCAGACAGCCGTGTTCGACCTCAAGACGCGGTCCATGCTCCGCCGAGACAAAGATTTCCTGGGAGAGGAGCTTCCCCGGCTGTGGGTAGCGCAGATCCCCAACTTCATCCTGGCGTACCACGAGCGAGGCAGCTTCACCGAGATTGACGTCATGGACGTGTCGGACAAGGTCAAGACGTGGGAGGCGTCGATGAACCGAGAGCTCTCGCAGCTGGCGGCGCTCTTACACCGCATCGTCGGCCTAGCCCGGGCGAGCCAGGACGGAAAGCTCGAAGTCAGCCGCCAGGCGCTCACGACGCTCGAAGTTCGCAAGCAGTGCGCCGGGGTGTCTCCGGTGTTCTCGGCCGATATGATGGCCAAGTGGAAAGCGTGGCTGGCTGCGGATGCCGCAAGCGAGGCGGGCAACGATGAGGACAGCAATAGTGAGGGGGATTCAAACGACAATGatgacagcgacgacggcaatCTGGCATggggcgaaggcgacggcgactACACGGCGTGCTCGGAAAAGTGTTCCTACTGCGGAAGATGCACGTACTGA
- a CDS encoding RNA exonuclease, with the protein MAFYQQTAPAQLPQNPYGIPSTTIEPTEGYLRLLRSMAHRRDVLVKNGFVVKPLSEADIDDKRRCSRCNMRCSNKRNKSKPNANDAKKGSSNKLPVGSGPASRPRFNLASAVLTHSDGEEEPEKPPKPVLKCQYHTGCAVRMYYTCCRAHISAPGCTWAPEHQTRSYDPGDLITRYQHHHTTARPLLGLFPSTSPSSPPSPTPRPAVAIDCEMGTAYDGESELIRVTLVDYFSSEILLDSLVYPQVAMQHYNTKWSGVSRQQMNDARAKGKCITGGLDAVRAAVWRWVGPDTVVVGHAVHNDLASLRWIHPLVVDSLLLATAARAEREKREQEEEEARNEAAAAAAACKGGVDEDLISFARLDIASREDREKTSAQDVAKEKIKGKRKPGGLSLKALTAEMFDRQIQKGRTGHDSLEDALAARDIVHWFVMQRSAEMQSQDQGVPVAPGFW; encoded by the exons ATGGCCTTTTACCAACAAACCGCGCCGGCCCAGCTGCCACAGAACCCGTACGGCATTCCCTCCACAACCATCGAGCCGACCGAGGGCTACCTCCGGCTGCTGCGCTCCATGGCCCACCGCAGAGACGTCCTTGTCAAGAACGGCTTCGTCGTCAAGCCGCtctccgaggccgacatTGACGACAAGAGACGTTGCAGCAGGTGTAACATGCGCT GCTCCAACAAGAGGAACAAGTCCAAGCCCAATGCCAACGACGCCAAGAAGGGAAGCTCCAACAAGCTCCCTGTCGGCTCCGGGCCCGCGTCTCGGCCCCGATTCAACCTGGCCTCCGCCGTCCTCACACACTCTGATGGCGAAGAGGAGCCCGAGAAGCCCCCGAAGCCGGTCCTCAAGTGCCAATACCACACGGGCTGCGCCGTCCGCATG TACTACACCTGCTGCCGCGCCCACATTTCTGCTCCGGGCTGCACCTGGGCCCCGGAGCACCAAACCCGGTCCTACGACCCCGGCGACCTCATCACCCGCTaccagcaccaccacacCACGGCCCGTCCCCTTCTCGGCCTGTTTCCTtccacctccccctcctcgccgccgtcccccACGCCACgccccgccgtcgccatcgactGCGAGATGGGCACCGCCTACGACGGCGAGTCGGAGCTCATCCGCGTCACCCTCGTCGACTACTTCTCCTCCGAGATCCTCCTCGACAGCCTCGTCTATCCCCAGGTCGCGATGCAGCACTACAACACCAAGTGGTCCGGCGTCTCGCGCCAGCAGATGAACGACGCCCGCGCAAAGGGAAAGTGCATCACTGGCGGCCTGgacgccgtccgcgccgccgtctggCGCTGGGTCGGCCCGGACAccgtcgttgtcggccaCGCCGTCCACAACGACCTCGCCTCGCTGCGCTGGATCCaccccctcgtcgtcgactccctgctcctcgccaccgccgcccgcgccgagcGGGAGAAGCgcgagcaggaggaggaagaggcccGTAatgaggctgctgctgccgccgccgcctgcaaGGGTGGTGTTGACGAGGACCTCATTTCCTTCGCTAGGCTTGACATCGCCTCTCGAGAGGATCGGGAAAAGACCTCGGCCCAGGACgtcgccaaggagaagatcaAGGGCAAGCGTAAGCCCGGTGGTCTCTCCCTCAAGGCGCTGACGGCCGAAATGTTCGACCGCCAGATCCAAAAGGGCAGGACGGGCCACGACAGCCTGGAGGATGCCTTGGCCGCCAGAGACATCGTGCATTGGTTTGTCATGCAGAGGTCCGCCGAAATGCAGTCACAGGACCAGGGGGTTCCCGTCGCCCCAGGCTTCTGGTGA
- a CDS encoding F-box domain-containing protein yields MRPAAPSIEIMAAQSVTPDSRSSSSTNSPLPADNEESDFFIAGNDSQSSLGVPNIEDMQVNDDPCQPAVNRLPSEILISIFAKLNSTSDLFHCMLTCKRWAKNSVDLLWHRPACTNWRNHSSICQTLQLPTPFFAYRDFIKRLNLAATPLADKISDGSVMPLAVCTRVERLTLTHCRNLTDQGLTKLVENSSSLLALDISGDENITDVSIMTIAEHCKRLQGLNISGCRLITNDSMIKLAENCRYIKRLKLNDCHQLRDNAILAFADNCPNILEIDLHQCAQIGNEPITALVAKGQSLRELRLAGCELIDDLAFLNLPLGKTYDHLRILDLTSCARLTDQAVQKIIDAAPRLRNLVLAKCRNITDVAVNAIAKLGKNLHYLHLGHCGHITDEAVKRLVQACNRIRYIDLGCCTNLTDDSVTKLAHLPKLKRIGLVKCSNITDESVFALAHANRRPRARRDANGNIDEYYSSSLERSRQQSIIKLLNCCPRLTHLSLTGVTAFLREEFNEFCRPPPPEFTDHQRGVFCVFSGAGVSRLREYLNSSAEYEGLRDSPSRFPGLPAFGARRPADPRNAVAGSAEQANGDAEVDDAEALEDDEFEGLDGSEMAVDGQPLLAQNLVNGNAQNGVPPPPPNHVPPAGAVPMFAQPLGQAPLLFSPISPAFPQSAHSPTTGGPSGHAPPLVVSSHYSPTSPGPSTSTANALSPQGTNLGFPAYTSRRPASLGASTASMEASMLSPATHRSRRASVISMEASMLGPADPEMNEQSTPNGQQQHS; encoded by the exons ATGAGGCCTGCCGCCCCCTCGATAGAGATCATGGCTGCCCAGTCAGTCACCCCCGACTcccgctcgtcgtcgtcgacaaacTCGCCTCTCCCAGCCGACAACGAGGAGTCGGACTTTTTTATCGCCGGCAACGACTCGCAGTCATCGCTCGGCGTCCCTAACATCGAGGACATGCAGGTTAACGACGACCCGTGTCAGCCCGCCGTCAACCGCCTACCCAGCGAGATCCTCATCTCCATCTTCGCCAAGCTCAACAGCACCTCCGACCTCTTCCACTGCATGCTGACCTGCAAGCGCTGGGCAAAGAACTCGGTCGATCTTCTATGGCATCGTCCCGCGTGCACAAACTGGAGGAACCACTCGTCCATCTGCCAGACGTTGCAGCTTCCCACCCCCTTCTTCGCCTACCGCGACTTCATCAAGCGCCTCAACTTGGCCGCCACCCCTCTCGCCGATAAGATCAGCGACGGCAGTGTCATGCCCCTCGCCGTCTGCACTCGCGTCGAACGACTCACCCTGACGCACTGCCGGAACCTCACCGACCAGGGCTTGACCAAGCTAGTGGAAAACAGCTCGtcccttctcgccctcgacatctcgggcgacgagaaCATCACTGACGTGTCCATCATGACCATCGCCGAACACTGCAAGAGACTGCAGGGCCTGAACATCTCCGGTTGCCGCCTCATTACCAACGACAGTATGAtcaagctggccgagaacTGCCGCTACATCAAGAGG CTCAAACTCAACGACTGCCACCAACTGCGAGACAATGCAATCCTGGCCTTTGCCGACAATTGCCCGAACATCCTCGAAATCGACCTGCACCAGTGCGCACAGATCGGAAACGAGCCCATTACAGCCCTCGTTGCCAAGGGCCAGTCCCTCCGGGAACTccggctggctggctgcgaACTCATCGACGACCTGGCCTTCCTGAACCTGCCTTTGGGGAAGACCTACGACCATCTCCGCATCCTTGACTTGACCTCGTGCGCCAGACTGACCGACCAGGCCGTGCAAAAAATAATCGACGCCGCCCCGCGTCTCCGGAACCTAGTCCTGGCCAAGTGTCGCAACATcaccgacgtcgccgtcaacgccatTGCGAAGCTCGGTAAGAACCTGCACTATCTGCACCTGGGTCATTGCGGCCACATCAcagacgaggccgtcaagcgGCTCGTCCAGGCCTGCAATCGTATAAGGTACATTGATCTTGGATGCTGCACGAACCTCACCGACGACTCGGTCACGAAGCTGGCACACCTTCCCAAGCTCAAGAGAATCGGCCTCGTCAAGTGCAGCAACATCACCGACGAGTCTGTGTTCGCCCTTGCCCATGCCAaccgccggcctcgcgcaCGCCGGGATGCGAATGGCAACATTGACGAGTACTACTCTTCCAGCCTCGAGAGG AGCCGCCAACAGAGCATCATCAAGTTGTTAAATTGCTGCCCGCGTCTCACCCACCTCAGCCTGACGGGAGTTACCGCCTTCCTCAGAGAAGAGTTTAATGAGTTTTGTCGACCACCCCCACCTG AATTCACGGATCACCAGCGCGGCGTGTTTTGCGTCTTCTCCGGAGCCGGCGTTTCGAGACTCCGCGAATACCTCAACTCATCCGCCGAATATGAGGGCTTGCGCGACTCTCCCTCGCGGTTCCCCGGCCTGCCGGCATTTGGCGCTCGGCGTCCGGCGGACCCTCGTAATGCCGTCGCTGGAAGTGCCGAACAAGCCAATGGAGATGCCGAagttgacgacgccgaggcgctggaggatgacgagttCGAGGGTCTGGACGGCAGCGAGATGGCAGTAGACGGCCAGCCTCTCTTGGCTCAGAACCTGGTCAATGGCAACGCCCAAAACGGCGTccccccgcctccgccgaACCACGTGCCtccggccggcgccgtgccCATGTTCGCGCAACCTCTGGGACAGGCCCCGTTATTGTTCAGCCCCATCAGTCCGGCCTTCCCTCAGTCGGCTCACTCCCCCACCACGGGTGGCCCGTCCGGCCATGCGCCACCTCTGGTTGTGTCTAGCCACTACTCCCCGACGAGTCCAGGGCCGAGTACATCGACAGCGAACGCTCTCTCGCCTCAAGGAACGAATCTTGGCTTCCCGGCATACACAAGCAGAAGGCCTGCATCCCTAGGTGCCAGCACTGCGTCGATGGAGGCTTCAATGCTTAGTCCGGCTACCCATCGCAGTCGCCGAGCAAGCGTCATCTCGATGGAGGCGTCGATGCTGGGGCCCGCTGATCCGGAGATGAATGAGCAGTCGACGCCGAATGGACAGCAACAGCACTCGTAA
- a CDS encoding Chalcone-flavanone isomerase gives MFRPRTLRALPRGLQQPAVRTSRRTLFSRQRNSASRPVERMNIRQIGEERMNYDRDRTYFLAAGAIAGVISFIYTGNKLLNALAAEKKRNANANGTGNSGGYQLDSSVPTETFTTEAGSKRKVVLHDDEGREVVPTGNKTVPSFPRTIDLSLSQTHRDPAAPIAASVLDADGVEYTLVGLGIRTVTFLGIQVYMVGHYVATADVAKLQHYLTKKINPIATTLVPSERDSLKAKLLDPVEGEETWSALLQEVGCRSAFRIVPVRDTDFPHLRDGFVRAIAARSSADKDAYGDEAFGQAMKEFKRLFSRGKVQKEKELLLCRDEKGALEVVFDDGRSFGRQTIGKVQDERVSRLLWLNWLAGRSVASEPARQSIIDGVMEFVERPVGTVATQVV, from the coding sequence ATGTTCCGCCCACGCACCCTCCGGGCTTTGCCCAGGGGTCTGCAGCAACCCGCCGTCCGAACATCGCGGCGCACCTTGTTCTCCCGCCAGCGCAACTCGGCGTCCCGCCCCGTCGAACGAATGAACATCAGGCAGATCGGCGAGGAACGCATGAACTACGACCGCGACCGCACCtacttcctcgccgccggcgccatcgcgGGCGTCATCTCCTTCATATACACGGGCAACAAGCTGCtcaacgccctcgccgccgagaagaagcgcaacgccaacgccaacggaACCGGAAACTCCGGCGGCTACCAGCTCGATTCGTCGGTGCCGACCGAAACCTTCACGACCGAGGCCGGCTCCAAGCGCAAGGTCGTCCtgcacgacgacgagggcaggGAGGTGGTGCCCACGGGCAACAAGACAGTACCCAGCTTCCCCCGGACCATTGATCTGTCCCTGAGCCAGACGCACCGTGACCCGGCCGcgcccatcgccgcctcggtCCTTGAcgcggacggcgtcgagtataccctcgtcggcctcggcatccgCACCGTCACCTTCCTGGGCATCCAGGTCTACATGGTGGGCCACTATGTCGCAAcggccgacgtcgccaagcTACAGCACTACCTCACCAAGAAGATCAACCCGATCGCGACGACGCTCGTGCCCTCGGAGCGCGACAGCCTCAAGGCGAAGCTGCTGGAcccggtcgagggcgaggagacgTGGTCGGCGCTCCTGCAGGAGGTCGGCTGCCGCAGTGCCTTCCGCATCGTGCCCGTCCGCGACACCGACTTTCCCCACCTGCGCGACGGCTTCGTGCGCGCCATCGCGGCGCGCTCGTCGGCCGACAAGGACGCctacggcgacgaggcgTTTGGCCAGGCCATGAAGGAGTTCAAGAGGCTGTTCAGCAGGGGCAAGGtgcagaaggagaaggagctgctgctgtgtCGCGACGAGAAGGGcgcgctcgaggtcgtctttgacgacggCAGGAGCTTCGGCCGGCAGACGATCGGCAAGGTGCAGGACGAGCGCGTGTCGAGGCTGCTGTGGCTCAACTGGCTGGCCGGCCGCAGCGTCGCGTCGGAGCCCGCGCGGCAGAGCatcatcgacggcgtcatGGAGTTCGTCGAGAGGCCCGTCGGGACCGTCGCCACGCAGGTCGTGTAA
- a CDS encoding Glutaredoxin, whose product MAFLFRRLFSSAQTSPANMAATKQKVQQLIDDNKVVIFSKSYCPYCRQTKSTLDELNTDYTVLELDQIDDGSAIQDALQEITGQRSVPNSFIAQKHIGGNSDLQNLLKGGKLENLLKEAGALKA is encoded by the exons ATGGCATTCCTCTTCAGAcgcctcttctcctccgcccAGACATCACCCGCAAACAtggccgccaccaagcagaAAGTCCAGCAGCtcatcgacgacaacaagGTCGTCATCTTCTCCAAGTCGTACTGCCCCTACTGTCGCCAGACAAAGTCcaccctcgacgagctcaacACCGACTAcaccgtcctcgagctcgaccagATTG ACGACGGCAGCGCCATCCAGGATGCCCTCCAGGAGATCACCGGCCAGCGCTCCGTCCCCAACTCCTTCATCGCCCAGAAGCACATTGGCGGCAACTCGGACCTGCAGAACCTGCTCAAGGGCGGCAAGCTCGAGAACCTCctcaaggaggccggcgccCTCAAGGCGTAA
- a CDS encoding BAG domain-containing protein, producing the protein MSRYGWSTNRDQVSPYSSTLSGVPDVTDEDFSYITTEDLQSAPLGSSVPTRSYAHQPRSRGSAVPEDDVLLIKNKGVTYPAHFPAYAIGDGKLRVRDVRDRVGVMLELSDRRVRRTKLLYKGRQLKEPAAPVRDYGVKNNSEVMVVLPDGEVDADSSDDSDEEMVVVAGDGASAVGSTGGTDDGKKRRSKKKGRKSKKRSSNTSPRDSASNLGVPAQDGQRPSSPSGQATGPHAKLDAIAAKFDADLRKPCEDYIASPPTDSKKRVDEHRKLSETTMQHVLLKLDEVETEGDPDARAKRKALVQDVQDVLRRLDARLHN; encoded by the coding sequence ATGTCTCGATACGGCTGGTCCACGAATCGGGATCAGGTATCCCCCTACTCGTCCACCCTGAGCGGCGTGCCCGACGTCACCGACGAAGACTTTAGCTACATCACCACCGAAGACCTCCAGTCCGCCCCCTTGGGAAGCTCCGTCCCCACGAGATCATACGCCCACCAGCCCCGATCCCGCGGCAGTGCCGTCCCCGAAGACGATGTGCTGCTCATCAAGAACAAGGGAGTCACCTATCCCGCCCACTTCCCCGCGTAcgccattggcgacggcaagCTGCGCGTTCGCGACGTCCGAGACCGCGTCGGTGTCATGCTCGAGCTGTCGGATCGCCGCGTGCGCCGTACCAAGCTTCTCTACAAGGGCCGCCAGCTGAAGGAGCCCGCCGCGCCAGTTCGCGACTACGGGGTCAAGAACAATAGCGAAGTCATGGTGGTGCTgccggacggcgaggtcgacgccgacagcAGCGAtgactcggacgaggagatggtcgtcgtggccggcgacggcgccagcGCCGTGGGCAGCACTGgcggcaccgacgacggaAAGAAGCGCCGCAGTAAGAAGAAGGGCCGCAAGTCCAAGAAGCGCAGCAGCAACACGAGCCCGCGCGACAGCGCCTCAAATCTTGGCGTGCCCGCCCAGGACGGCCAGCGACCGTCGTCCCCGAGCGGCCAGGCCACCGGCCCTCACGCGAAGCTCGATGCCATCGCTGCCAAGTTCGACGCGGACCTGCGCAAGCCTTGCGAGGACTACATTGCCTCGCCCCCTACGGACTCCAAGAAGAGAGTCGACGAACACCGCAAGTTATCCGAGACGACGATGCAACACGTGCTCTTGAAACTCGACGAAGTCGAGACAGAAGGTGACCCGGATGCCAGAGCCAAGAGGAAGGCACTGGTCCAAGATGTGCAGGATGTGCTGAGGCGTCTCGACGCAAGACTTCACAACTGA
- a CDS encoding Ribosomal protein L13: MSSFESVVVIDGKGHLLGRLASIVAKQLLNGQKIVVVRTEALNISGEFFRAKLKYHAYLRKMTRYNPTRGGPFHFRAPSRIFYKTVRGMIPHKTARGAAALERLKVFEGVPPPYDKQKKMVVPQALRVLRLQPGRKYCTVGRLSHEVGWKYQDVVARLEERRKAKGAAYYERKKVAQRQLTDAKKNAKVDQKTAQALEAFGY; encoded by the exons ATGTCGTCTTTCGAGTCGGTG GTCGTCATTGACGGCAAGGGCCATCTCCTTGGTCGTCTTGCCTCCATCGTGGCCAAGCAGCTTCTCAACGGCCAGAAGATCGTCGTTGTCCGCACCGAGGCCCTCAACATCTCTGGCGAGTTCTTCCGCGCCAAGC TCAAGTACCACGCCTACCTGCGCAAGATGACCCGTTACAACCCGACTCGCGGTG GTCCCTTCCACTTCCGCGCCCCGTCGAGAATCTTCTACAAGACCGTCCGTGGCATGATCCCCCACAAGACCGCTCgtggtgccgccgcccttgagcGCCTCAAGGTCTTCGAGGGTGTTCCCCCTCCCTACgacaagcagaagaagatggtCGTTCCCCAGGCCCTCCGTGTCCTGAGACTGCAGCCCGGCCGCAAGTACTGCACCGTTGGCCGTCTCTCCCACGAGGTCGGCTGGAAGTACCAGGACGTCGTTGCCAG ACTCGAGGAGCGCCGCAAGGCGAAGGGTGCCGCCTACTACGAGCGCAAGAAGGTCGCTCAGCGCCAGCTCACCGACGCGAAGAAGAACGCCAAGGTCGACCAGAAGACGGcgcaggccctcgaggccttCGGCTACTAA
- a CDS encoding Duf1337 domain-containing protein produces the protein MSLPSISTATHDIHSVVAMDSTAVRCNVQETGDDGRTASLHQVTQHTNGNENDAKMREKKEKDFEEASAVVARHVKLLREYNEMKDAAQQLMGMVAEKRGVTVGSLYETGEFGVGPKD, from the exons ATGTCTTTGCCCTCAATTAGTACAGCAACACATGATATTCATTCGGTTGTTGCCATGGATTCCACTGCCGTCCGTTGTAATGTTCAGGAGACTGGCGATGACGGACGCACCGCATCTTTGCATCAAGTCACTCAGCATACAAATGGAAATGAAAACGATGCAAAaatgagagagaaaaaagaaaa AGATTTCGAGGAGGCCTCAGCAGTCGTCGCGCGGCACGTCAAGCTGCTGCGCGAGTACAACGAGATGAAGGACGCCGCGCAGCAGCTGATGGGCATGGTGGCCGAGAAGAGGGGCGTCACGGTCGGGAGTCTGTACGAGACGGGCGAGTTCGGCGTCGGGCCGAAGGATTGA
- a CDS encoding ankyrin repeat protein — MLSLDLDLAETIPDDELRTVCSLRTPLQAAAERGDNTLLEKLRTLGANINEPPGKNAGVTALQAASIKGYYGLVKRLLDLQADPNAPGAAVSGRTALEGAAEHGRLDVVQLLLNSGVETCGSGRRQYVRAIEFARKECHHIVVKLLRSHRPWTEADQELLKDETLLQWDQTPEGIAKRREELEGHTAQAIDDDETTEYETSEYEDCDDEYSDNETSDDEASKDDAEEASLNRLPASTLEETREVLRIDDETPGLPGDAIWAEAYENWSSEFPWSME, encoded by the coding sequence ATGTTGTCTCTGGATCTAGATCTCGCTGAAACCATACCCGACGACGAACTGCGGACGGTGTGTTCACTGAGAACACCGTTGCAGGCCGCAGCAGAACGAGGAGACAACACTTTGCTCGAGAAACTCAGGACACTCGGAGCCAACATCAACGAACCCCCAGGTAAAAATGCCGGGGTCACCGCACTTCAAGCTGCTTCTATCAAGGGGTACTACGGTCTTGTCAAAAGGTTGCTGGATTTGCAAGCAGATCCTAACGCACCGGGAGCAGCCGTCTCTGGTCGAACAGCGCTAGAAGGAGCGGCCGAACATGGGAGGTTGGACGTGGTGCAATTGCTTCTCAACTCGGGGGTCGAAACCTGCGGCAGCGGCCGTCGTCAATATGTTCGAGCCATCGAGTTTGCTCGTAAAGAGTGTCACCATATTGTTGTGAAGCTTCTCAGGTCCCACCGGCCTTGGACCGAAGCTGACCAGGAGCTTCTCAAGGACGAAACTCTTCTGCAATGGGACCAAACCCCAGAAGGCATCGCAAAGCGGCGTGAGGAGCTTGAGGGACATACGGCTCAGGCAATAGATGATGACGAGACTACCGAGTACGAAACTAGCGAGTACGAAGACTGTGACGACGAATATAGTGACAACGAAACCAGCGATGACGAAGCCAGCAAGGATGACGCGGAAGAGGCGAGCCTCAATCGCCTTCCAGCTTCGACTCTTGAGGAAACCAGAGAGGTACTACGGATCGATGACGAGACCCCCGGTCTACCCGGGGACGCCATCTGGGCAGAAGCATACGAGAATTGGTCTTCGGAGTTCCCTTGGTCAATGGAGTAG
- a CDS encoding Ankyrin repeat containing protein — MSSRRSAMFKEEEWARVQPIIRKLYLLEDKSLKDVVTILSTFHNFRPSKAQLESKLRQWHMAKNMTSMEWKHVDMRIRKRRLQSKESKVYLSGIPLRCATVEKARGRHSIESTLDRFTGKAPPSPEDLSLIICTPSPPAEVQVWETQNIPWLLATNFLRGMRNICRFCCLTLLDANCIIT; from the exons ATGTCTTCCCGCCGCAGCGCCATgttcaaggaggaggaatgGGCGCGTGTCCAGCCGATCATCCGCAAGCTTTACCTCCTCGAGGACAAGAGTCTCAAGGATGTCGTCACCATACTGAGCACCTTTCACAACTTTCGTCCAAG CAAGGCCCAATTAGAGTCGAAACTCCGGCAATGGCACATGGCCAAGAACATGACGAGCATGGAGTGGAAGCACGTCGACATGAGGATACGCAAGCGACGCCTCCAGAGCAAAGAGAGCAAGGTCTATCTGTCGGGCATTCCACTGCGTTGTGCGACTGTTGAGAAGGCGAGAGGCCGCCATTCCATCGAGTCTACCCTCGACAGATTCACGGGAA AGGCACCACCTTCACCAGAAGATTTGTCCTTGATCATCTGCACGCCGTCCCCGCCAGCAGAGGTACAAGTTTGGGAAACACAAAACATTCCCTGGCTACTCGCAACAAACTTCCTCAGAGGTATGCGCAATATTTGTAGATTCTGTTGTCTTACCTTGCTTGATGCTAATTGCATCATCACCTAG